Proteins from one Oncorhynchus masou masou isolate Uvic2021 chromosome 12, UVic_Omas_1.1, whole genome shotgun sequence genomic window:
- the LOC135550360 gene encoding heterogeneous nuclear ribonucleoprotein U-like protein 1 isoform X2 → MSGINVKKLKVNELKEELQLRGLDTRGLKADLVIRLQSALEAEAAGEGEGPPIADVGEEGDQQNDIGGDAGDDDDVKVDGEEEKYIKDKEVQFVPQADEANGDNEQGEEDIRDGVQMYAQVPAMGSGMVDFTEDVMEPQIPQAYESDKRQEPEPQVLEPEMEEPVQPEPVQPEPVQPEPVQPKPVQKEPLETESIEPVEMPEIKPEEFVMKAELKKEQEQLKEEKEPQQPRAHHPEPANEWEAEQATQAKTEDNRHNRKRPYDEGRGYGYYEHREEKRGRSPQPPAEEEEEDFDDTLVAIDTYNCDLHFKVSRDRYSGYPLTIEGFAYLWSGARASYGVNKGRVCFEMKINEEISVKHLPSSEPDPHVVRIGWSLDTCNTQLGEEPFSYGYGGTGKKSSKCKFEDYGEKFGENDVLGCYINFDSGEEVEMAFSKNGKWLDVAFRVSREELAERPLFPHVLVKNCAIEFNFGQKEEPFFPLPEGYTFIQNVPLENRMRGTVGPASKADCELLMMVGLPASGKTTWALKHAEEHPAKKYNILGTNAIMEKMKVMGLRRQKNYSGRWDVLIQQATQCLNRLIQIAARKKRNYILDQTNVYGSAQRRKMRPFEGFQRKAIVICPTDEDLKERTLKRTDEEGKDVPDHAVLEMKANFVLPEAGEFLDDVTFIELKREEADTLVKQYNEEGRKAGPPPDKRFDNRQGGFRGRGAPYQRHDNRGGPQGGRGGYQSQGGNFRGGYNHGGYQQNRWGSNRDGAAGGQHSYNRNQQSGVSYNQHRQGQYNKGATGSYSQGQPQTYNQGYNQGNYNQGYNYGSYSQYPGYSQTPAASAAPVATGQTYNQQQQTYNQQYQQYAQQWQQYYQNQSQWNQYYSQYGNYSQGSQGTQ, encoded by the exons ATGAGTGGAATCAATGTGAAGAAGCTCAAAGTCAACGAGCTGAAGGAGGAGCTTCAGCTGCGAGGCCTAGATACTCGTGGGCTGAAGGCGGATCTCGTCATAAGGTTGCAGTCAGCACTTGAGGCCGAGGCTGCAGGTGAAGGGGAAGGGCCACCGATTGCCGatgttggggaggagggggatcaGCAAAACGATATTGGCGGAGACGCTGGAGATGATGATGACG TTAAAGTTGATGGGGAAGAAGAAAAATATATTAAGGACAAGGAAGTACAGTTTGTCCCGCAGGCTGATGAGGCGAATGGTGATAACGAACAGGGTGAAGAAGACATCCGGGATGGGGTGCAGATGTATGCTCAAGTCCCTGCAATGGGATCTGGGATGGTCGATTTCACAGAAGATGTGATGGAGCCACAGATTCCGCAGGCGTATGAGTCAGACAAAAGACAAGAGCCAGAGCCACAGGTGCTGGAACCGGAGATGGAGGAACCTGTGCAACCAGAACCTGTGCAACCAGAACCTGTGCAACCAGAACCTGTGCAACCAAAGCCTGTGCAAAAAGAGCCACTGGAGACGGAATCAATTGAGCCTGTGGAGATGCCTGAAATTAAGCCAG AGGAGTTTGTGATGAAAGCAGAGTTGAAAAAGGAGCAGGAGCAGTTGAAGGAAGAGAAGGAGCCCCAGCAGCCAAGGGCTCATCATCCAGAGCCAGCCAATGAATGGGAGGCTGAGCAGGCGACCCAGGCCAAAACGGAGGATAACCGACACAACCGTAAGAGGCCATACGATGAAGGCCGTGGCTATGGATACTATGAACATCGGGAGGAAAAAAG GGGACGTTCTCCCCAGCCTCCagcagaggaagaagaagaagattttGATGACACTCTTGTGGCCATTGATACTT ATAATTGCGATCTGCACTTCAAGGTATCACGTGACCGGTATAGTGGATACCCGCTGACCATTGAAGGTTTTGCATACCTGTGGTCAGGTGCACGGGCTTCCTATGGCGTCAACAAAGGGCGTGTCTGCTTTGAAATGAAG ATAAACGAGGAGATCTCTGTGAAGCACCTTCCCAGCAGTGAGCCTGATCCTCATGTAGTGCGCATTGGCTGGTCTCTGGACACCTGCAACACACAACTcg GTGAAGAACCGTTCTCTTATGGCTATGGAGGAACTGGCAAAAAATCTTCCAAGTGTAAATTTGAGGATTACGGGGAAAAGTTTGGTGAAAACGATGTCCTTGGGTGCTACATT AACTTCGATAGCGGTGAGGAAGTGGAGATGGCCTTCTCAAAGAACGGCAAATGGCTAGATGTGGCCTTCCGTGTGTCACGTGAGGAGCTGGCCGAGCGGCCACTCTTTCCCCACGTTCTTGTGAAGAACTGTGCCATTGAATTCAACTTTGGCCAGAAAGAGGAGCCCTTCTTCCCCCTGCCTGAGGGATACACCTTCATTCAGAACGTCCCTCTGGAGAACAGGATGCGGGGGACTGTTGGGCCTGCCTCCAAGGCTGACTGTGAG CTATTGATGATGGTTGGTCTGCCTGCGTCTGGGAAAACCACTTGGGCCTTGAAGCACGCGGAGGAGCACCCTGCAAAGAAATACAACATCCTGGGCACCAACGCCATAATGGAGAAGATGAAG GTGATGGGGCTGCGGCGTCAGAAGAACTATTCTGGTCGGTGGGATGTCCTGATTCAGCAGGCCACACAGTGTCTGAACAGGCTGATCCAGATCGCTGCCCGCAAGAAGCGTAACTACATCCTGGATCAG ACAAATGTATATGGATCAGCCCAGAGACGAAAAATGCGTCCTTTTGAAGGTTTTCAACGCAAGGCTATTGTAATATGTCCCACGGACGAGGATTTAAAAGAGCGAACGTTAAAGCGAACTGATGAGGAAGGGAAGGATGTGCCCGATCATGCTGTATTAGAAATGAAAG CCAACTTTGTGCTCCCAGAAGCTGGTGAGTTTCTCGACGACGTGACCTTCATCGAGCTGAAACGAGAAGAGGCTGACACGCTGGTAAAGCAATACAATGAGGAGGGCCGCAAGGCCGGCCCACCCCCAGACAAACGCTTCGACAACCGCCAAGGAGGATTCCGTGGTCGTGGTGCACCCTACCAGCGCCATGACAACCGTGGTGGCCCCCAAGGGGGAAGGGGAGGCTATCAGAGTCAAGGTGGCAACTTCAGAGGAG GGTATAACCATGGAGGCTACCAGCAGAACCGCTGGGGGAGCAACCGTGATGGTGCTGCAGGAGGACAACATAGCTACAACCGCAACCAGCAATCTGGAGTGAGCTACAATCAGCACCGCCAAGGACAATATAACAAGGGAGCCACTGGGAGTTACAGCCAAGGACAG CCACAGACATACAACCAGGGATACAATCAGGGCAACTACAACCAGGGTTACAACTACGGCAGCTACAGCCAGTACCCAGGTTACAGCCAAACTCCTGCCGCCTCCGCTGCTCCTGTTGCCACTGGACAGACCTACAACCAGCAGCAACAGACCTACAACCAGCAGTATCAACAG TATgcacagcagtggcagcagtattACCAGAACCAGAGCCAATGGAATCAGTACTACAGCCAATATGGAAACTACAGCCAGGGTTCTCAGGGCACACAGTAG
- the LOC135550360 gene encoding heterogeneous nuclear ribonucleoprotein U-like protein 1 isoform X3, whose translation MSGINVKKLKVNELKEELQLRGLDTRGLKADLVIRLQSALEAEAAVKVDGEEEKYIKDKEVQFVPQADEANGDNEQGEEDIRDGVQMYAQVPAMGSGMVDFTEDVMEPQIPQAYESDKRQEPEPQVLEPEMEEPVQPEPVQPEPVQPEPVQPKPVQKEPLETESIEPVEMPEIKPEEFVMKAELKKEQEQLKEEKEPQQPRAHHPEPANEWEAEQATQAKTEDNRHNRKRPYDEGRGYGYYEHREEKRGRSPQPPAEEEEEDFDDTLVAIDTYNCDLHFKVSRDRYSGYPLTIEGFAYLWSGARASYGVNKGRVCFEMKINEEISVKHLPSSEPDPHVVRIGWSLDTCNTQLGEEPFSYGYGGTGKKSSKCKFEDYGEKFGENDVLGCYINFDSGEEVEMAFSKNGKWLDVAFRVSREELAERPLFPHVLVKNCAIEFNFGQKEEPFFPLPEGYTFIQNVPLENRMRGTVGPASKADCELLMMVGLPASGKTTWALKHAEEHPAKKYNILGTNAIMEKMKVMGLRRQKNYSGRWDVLIQQATQCLNRLIQIAARKKRNYILDQTNVYGSAQRRKMRPFEGFQRKAIVICPTDEDLKERTLKRTDEEGKDVPDHAVLEMKANFVLPEAGEFLDDVTFIELKREEADTLVKQYNEEGRKAGPPPDKRFDNRQGGFRGRGAPYQRHDNRGGPQGGRGGYQSQGGNFRGGYNHGGYQQNRWGSNRDGAAGGQHSYNRNQQSGVSYNQHRQGQYNKGATGSYSQGQPQTYNQGYNQGNYNQGYNYGSYSQYPGYSQTPAASAAPVATGQTYNQQQQTYNQQYQQYAQQWQQYYQNQSQWNQYYSQYGNYSQGSQGTQ comes from the exons ATGAGTGGAATCAATGTGAAGAAGCTCAAAGTCAACGAGCTGAAGGAGGAGCTTCAGCTGCGAGGCCTAGATACTCGTGGGCTGAAGGCGGATCTCGTCATAAGGTTGCAGTCAGCACTTGAGGCCGAGGCTGCAG TTAAAGTTGATGGGGAAGAAGAAAAATATATTAAGGACAAGGAAGTACAGTTTGTCCCGCAGGCTGATGAGGCGAATGGTGATAACGAACAGGGTGAAGAAGACATCCGGGATGGGGTGCAGATGTATGCTCAAGTCCCTGCAATGGGATCTGGGATGGTCGATTTCACAGAAGATGTGATGGAGCCACAGATTCCGCAGGCGTATGAGTCAGACAAAAGACAAGAGCCAGAGCCACAGGTGCTGGAACCGGAGATGGAGGAACCTGTGCAACCAGAACCTGTGCAACCAGAACCTGTGCAACCAGAACCTGTGCAACCAAAGCCTGTGCAAAAAGAGCCACTGGAGACGGAATCAATTGAGCCTGTGGAGATGCCTGAAATTAAGCCAG AGGAGTTTGTGATGAAAGCAGAGTTGAAAAAGGAGCAGGAGCAGTTGAAGGAAGAGAAGGAGCCCCAGCAGCCAAGGGCTCATCATCCAGAGCCAGCCAATGAATGGGAGGCTGAGCAGGCGACCCAGGCCAAAACGGAGGATAACCGACACAACCGTAAGAGGCCATACGATGAAGGCCGTGGCTATGGATACTATGAACATCGGGAGGAAAAAAG GGGACGTTCTCCCCAGCCTCCagcagaggaagaagaagaagattttGATGACACTCTTGTGGCCATTGATACTT ATAATTGCGATCTGCACTTCAAGGTATCACGTGACCGGTATAGTGGATACCCGCTGACCATTGAAGGTTTTGCATACCTGTGGTCAGGTGCACGGGCTTCCTATGGCGTCAACAAAGGGCGTGTCTGCTTTGAAATGAAG ATAAACGAGGAGATCTCTGTGAAGCACCTTCCCAGCAGTGAGCCTGATCCTCATGTAGTGCGCATTGGCTGGTCTCTGGACACCTGCAACACACAACTcg GTGAAGAACCGTTCTCTTATGGCTATGGAGGAACTGGCAAAAAATCTTCCAAGTGTAAATTTGAGGATTACGGGGAAAAGTTTGGTGAAAACGATGTCCTTGGGTGCTACATT AACTTCGATAGCGGTGAGGAAGTGGAGATGGCCTTCTCAAAGAACGGCAAATGGCTAGATGTGGCCTTCCGTGTGTCACGTGAGGAGCTGGCCGAGCGGCCACTCTTTCCCCACGTTCTTGTGAAGAACTGTGCCATTGAATTCAACTTTGGCCAGAAAGAGGAGCCCTTCTTCCCCCTGCCTGAGGGATACACCTTCATTCAGAACGTCCCTCTGGAGAACAGGATGCGGGGGACTGTTGGGCCTGCCTCCAAGGCTGACTGTGAG CTATTGATGATGGTTGGTCTGCCTGCGTCTGGGAAAACCACTTGGGCCTTGAAGCACGCGGAGGAGCACCCTGCAAAGAAATACAACATCCTGGGCACCAACGCCATAATGGAGAAGATGAAG GTGATGGGGCTGCGGCGTCAGAAGAACTATTCTGGTCGGTGGGATGTCCTGATTCAGCAGGCCACACAGTGTCTGAACAGGCTGATCCAGATCGCTGCCCGCAAGAAGCGTAACTACATCCTGGATCAG ACAAATGTATATGGATCAGCCCAGAGACGAAAAATGCGTCCTTTTGAAGGTTTTCAACGCAAGGCTATTGTAATATGTCCCACGGACGAGGATTTAAAAGAGCGAACGTTAAAGCGAACTGATGAGGAAGGGAAGGATGTGCCCGATCATGCTGTATTAGAAATGAAAG CCAACTTTGTGCTCCCAGAAGCTGGTGAGTTTCTCGACGACGTGACCTTCATCGAGCTGAAACGAGAAGAGGCTGACACGCTGGTAAAGCAATACAATGAGGAGGGCCGCAAGGCCGGCCCACCCCCAGACAAACGCTTCGACAACCGCCAAGGAGGATTCCGTGGTCGTGGTGCACCCTACCAGCGCCATGACAACCGTGGTGGCCCCCAAGGGGGAAGGGGAGGCTATCAGAGTCAAGGTGGCAACTTCAGAGGAG GGTATAACCATGGAGGCTACCAGCAGAACCGCTGGGGGAGCAACCGTGATGGTGCTGCAGGAGGACAACATAGCTACAACCGCAACCAGCAATCTGGAGTGAGCTACAATCAGCACCGCCAAGGACAATATAACAAGGGAGCCACTGGGAGTTACAGCCAAGGACAG CCACAGACATACAACCAGGGATACAATCAGGGCAACTACAACCAGGGTTACAACTACGGCAGCTACAGCCAGTACCCAGGTTACAGCCAAACTCCTGCCGCCTCCGCTGCTCCTGTTGCCACTGGACAGACCTACAACCAGCAGCAACAGACCTACAACCAGCAGTATCAACAG TATgcacagcagtggcagcagtattACCAGAACCAGAGCCAATGGAATCAGTACTACAGCCAATATGGAAACTACAGCCAGGGTTCTCAGGGCACACAGTAG
- the LOC135550360 gene encoding heterogeneous nuclear ribonucleoprotein U-like protein 1 isoform X1: MSGINVKKLKVNELKEELQLRGLDTRGLKADLVIRLQSALEAEAAGEGEGPPIADVGEEGDQQNDIGGDAGDDDDGTNIGGSKFKVDGEEEKYIKDKEVQFVPQADEANGDNEQGEEDIRDGVQMYAQVPAMGSGMVDFTEDVMEPQIPQAYESDKRQEPEPQVLEPEMEEPVQPEPVQPEPVQPEPVQPKPVQKEPLETESIEPVEMPEIKPEEFVMKAELKKEQEQLKEEKEPQQPRAHHPEPANEWEAEQATQAKTEDNRHNRKRPYDEGRGYGYYEHREEKRGRSPQPPAEEEEEDFDDTLVAIDTYNCDLHFKVSRDRYSGYPLTIEGFAYLWSGARASYGVNKGRVCFEMKINEEISVKHLPSSEPDPHVVRIGWSLDTCNTQLGEEPFSYGYGGTGKKSSKCKFEDYGEKFGENDVLGCYINFDSGEEVEMAFSKNGKWLDVAFRVSREELAERPLFPHVLVKNCAIEFNFGQKEEPFFPLPEGYTFIQNVPLENRMRGTVGPASKADCELLMMVGLPASGKTTWALKHAEEHPAKKYNILGTNAIMEKMKVMGLRRQKNYSGRWDVLIQQATQCLNRLIQIAARKKRNYILDQTNVYGSAQRRKMRPFEGFQRKAIVICPTDEDLKERTLKRTDEEGKDVPDHAVLEMKANFVLPEAGEFLDDVTFIELKREEADTLVKQYNEEGRKAGPPPDKRFDNRQGGFRGRGAPYQRHDNRGGPQGGRGGYQSQGGNFRGGYNHGGYQQNRWGSNRDGAAGGQHSYNRNQQSGVSYNQHRQGQYNKGATGSYSQGQPQTYNQGYNQGNYNQGYNYGSYSQYPGYSQTPAASAAPVATGQTYNQQQQTYNQQYQQYAQQWQQYYQNQSQWNQYYSQYGNYSQGSQGTQ, translated from the exons ATGAGTGGAATCAATGTGAAGAAGCTCAAAGTCAACGAGCTGAAGGAGGAGCTTCAGCTGCGAGGCCTAGATACTCGTGGGCTGAAGGCGGATCTCGTCATAAGGTTGCAGTCAGCACTTGAGGCCGAGGCTGCAGGTGAAGGGGAAGGGCCACCGATTGCCGatgttggggaggagggggatcaGCAAAACGATATTGGCGGAGACGCTGGAGATGATGATGACGGTACAAATATTGGGGGTTCAAAGT TTAAAGTTGATGGGGAAGAAGAAAAATATATTAAGGACAAGGAAGTACAGTTTGTCCCGCAGGCTGATGAGGCGAATGGTGATAACGAACAGGGTGAAGAAGACATCCGGGATGGGGTGCAGATGTATGCTCAAGTCCCTGCAATGGGATCTGGGATGGTCGATTTCACAGAAGATGTGATGGAGCCACAGATTCCGCAGGCGTATGAGTCAGACAAAAGACAAGAGCCAGAGCCACAGGTGCTGGAACCGGAGATGGAGGAACCTGTGCAACCAGAACCTGTGCAACCAGAACCTGTGCAACCAGAACCTGTGCAACCAAAGCCTGTGCAAAAAGAGCCACTGGAGACGGAATCAATTGAGCCTGTGGAGATGCCTGAAATTAAGCCAG AGGAGTTTGTGATGAAAGCAGAGTTGAAAAAGGAGCAGGAGCAGTTGAAGGAAGAGAAGGAGCCCCAGCAGCCAAGGGCTCATCATCCAGAGCCAGCCAATGAATGGGAGGCTGAGCAGGCGACCCAGGCCAAAACGGAGGATAACCGACACAACCGTAAGAGGCCATACGATGAAGGCCGTGGCTATGGATACTATGAACATCGGGAGGAAAAAAG GGGACGTTCTCCCCAGCCTCCagcagaggaagaagaagaagattttGATGACACTCTTGTGGCCATTGATACTT ATAATTGCGATCTGCACTTCAAGGTATCACGTGACCGGTATAGTGGATACCCGCTGACCATTGAAGGTTTTGCATACCTGTGGTCAGGTGCACGGGCTTCCTATGGCGTCAACAAAGGGCGTGTCTGCTTTGAAATGAAG ATAAACGAGGAGATCTCTGTGAAGCACCTTCCCAGCAGTGAGCCTGATCCTCATGTAGTGCGCATTGGCTGGTCTCTGGACACCTGCAACACACAACTcg GTGAAGAACCGTTCTCTTATGGCTATGGAGGAACTGGCAAAAAATCTTCCAAGTGTAAATTTGAGGATTACGGGGAAAAGTTTGGTGAAAACGATGTCCTTGGGTGCTACATT AACTTCGATAGCGGTGAGGAAGTGGAGATGGCCTTCTCAAAGAACGGCAAATGGCTAGATGTGGCCTTCCGTGTGTCACGTGAGGAGCTGGCCGAGCGGCCACTCTTTCCCCACGTTCTTGTGAAGAACTGTGCCATTGAATTCAACTTTGGCCAGAAAGAGGAGCCCTTCTTCCCCCTGCCTGAGGGATACACCTTCATTCAGAACGTCCCTCTGGAGAACAGGATGCGGGGGACTGTTGGGCCTGCCTCCAAGGCTGACTGTGAG CTATTGATGATGGTTGGTCTGCCTGCGTCTGGGAAAACCACTTGGGCCTTGAAGCACGCGGAGGAGCACCCTGCAAAGAAATACAACATCCTGGGCACCAACGCCATAATGGAGAAGATGAAG GTGATGGGGCTGCGGCGTCAGAAGAACTATTCTGGTCGGTGGGATGTCCTGATTCAGCAGGCCACACAGTGTCTGAACAGGCTGATCCAGATCGCTGCCCGCAAGAAGCGTAACTACATCCTGGATCAG ACAAATGTATATGGATCAGCCCAGAGACGAAAAATGCGTCCTTTTGAAGGTTTTCAACGCAAGGCTATTGTAATATGTCCCACGGACGAGGATTTAAAAGAGCGAACGTTAAAGCGAACTGATGAGGAAGGGAAGGATGTGCCCGATCATGCTGTATTAGAAATGAAAG CCAACTTTGTGCTCCCAGAAGCTGGTGAGTTTCTCGACGACGTGACCTTCATCGAGCTGAAACGAGAAGAGGCTGACACGCTGGTAAAGCAATACAATGAGGAGGGCCGCAAGGCCGGCCCACCCCCAGACAAACGCTTCGACAACCGCCAAGGAGGATTCCGTGGTCGTGGTGCACCCTACCAGCGCCATGACAACCGTGGTGGCCCCCAAGGGGGAAGGGGAGGCTATCAGAGTCAAGGTGGCAACTTCAGAGGAG GGTATAACCATGGAGGCTACCAGCAGAACCGCTGGGGGAGCAACCGTGATGGTGCTGCAGGAGGACAACATAGCTACAACCGCAACCAGCAATCTGGAGTGAGCTACAATCAGCACCGCCAAGGACAATATAACAAGGGAGCCACTGGGAGTTACAGCCAAGGACAG CCACAGACATACAACCAGGGATACAATCAGGGCAACTACAACCAGGGTTACAACTACGGCAGCTACAGCCAGTACCCAGGTTACAGCCAAACTCCTGCCGCCTCCGCTGCTCCTGTTGCCACTGGACAGACCTACAACCAGCAGCAACAGACCTACAACCAGCAGTATCAACAG TATgcacagcagtggcagcagtattACCAGAACCAGAGCCAATGGAATCAGTACTACAGCCAATATGGAAACTACAGCCAGGGTTCTCAGGGCACACAGTAG